Proteins encoded in a region of the Isosphaeraceae bacterium EP7 genome:
- a CDS encoding DUF1552 domain-containing protein gives MTRELDPTSPSPSSGPSRRLFLRGLGASIALPAFASSLPTRLLAADGSPALATAASGSPMRTAFVYFPNGAIPASWWPEGQGTEFKLGRTLAPLESFKGQIQVMGGLNHKTAEGRADGAGDHARGLGTFLTGVRLNKSATDVRAGISIDQVMAQKIGHLTRFPSLELACEASRKAGACDSGYSCAYQYNLSWSSPTTPVPAESNPRLAFERLFGSGSPGQRKASLKRRRQEQRSILDFAMEDARAMQRRLGSGDREKLGQYLDGVREIETRIEKAERLGDGPEPAAETPAGVPSDYANYVQLMFDILILAFQTDSTRVATLMLAHDGSNRSFDHIGISEGHHDLTHHQNRTDWIDKVADIDLWYVGQFARFLEKLEATKDADGTPLLSNSMVVYGSGNADANRHTHDNLPVILAGGGGGTLNAGRYVNHGSEPLTNLYLSMADRMGIRVLERFGDSAGRLANL, from the coding sequence ATCGCGTTGCCGGCGTTCGCATCGTCCCTGCCGACGCGTCTGCTGGCCGCGGATGGCTCGCCAGCCCTGGCGACGGCGGCATCGGGATCGCCCATGCGGACCGCGTTCGTCTATTTTCCGAACGGAGCCATCCCGGCTTCCTGGTGGCCGGAGGGGCAGGGGACCGAGTTCAAGCTTGGCCGGACCCTTGCGCCTCTGGAGTCGTTCAAGGGCCAGATTCAGGTGATGGGCGGCCTGAATCACAAGACGGCCGAGGGGCGGGCCGACGGCGCCGGCGACCATGCGCGCGGGCTCGGGACATTCCTCACCGGTGTCCGGCTCAACAAGAGCGCGACCGATGTGCGGGCCGGAATCTCGATCGATCAGGTCATGGCGCAAAAAATCGGCCACCTGACGCGGTTCCCCTCTCTCGAACTGGCCTGCGAGGCGAGCCGGAAGGCGGGGGCCTGCGACTCGGGCTATTCGTGCGCCTACCAGTACAACCTCTCTTGGAGTTCGCCGACCACCCCGGTCCCGGCCGAGTCGAACCCCCGCCTCGCCTTCGAACGCCTCTTCGGCAGCGGGTCGCCGGGGCAGAGAAAGGCCAGCCTGAAGCGGCGCCGCCAGGAGCAGCGATCCATTCTCGACTTCGCCATGGAGGATGCCCGCGCGATGCAGCGCCGGCTCGGCTCGGGCGACCGCGAGAAGCTGGGTCAATATCTCGACGGGGTCCGCGAGATCGAGACCCGGATCGAGAAGGCCGAACGGTTGGGAGACGGTCCGGAGCCGGCCGCAGAAACTCCCGCCGGCGTCCCCTCGGACTATGCGAATTATGTCCAGCTGATGTTCGACATCCTGATCCTGGCGTTCCAGACCGATTCGACCCGAGTCGCGACCCTGATGCTTGCCCACGACGGCAGCAACCGCTCGTTCGACCACATCGGGATCTCCGAGGGGCACCACGACCTGACGCACCACCAGAATCGGACCGATTGGATCGACAAGGTGGCCGACATCGATCTCTGGTACGTCGGCCAGTTCGCCCGGTTCCTGGAGAAGTTGGAGGCGACCAAGGACGCCGACGGGACGCCTCTGCTCAGCAACTCGATGGTCGTCTATGGCAGTGGAAACGCCGACGCGAATCGTCACACTCACGACAATCTGCCCGTGATTTTGGCCGGCGGGGGGGGCGGCACCCTCAATGCCGGACGGTACGTCAACCACGGCTCAGAGCCGCTCACGAACCTGTATCTCAGCATGGCCGACCGAATGGGGATCCGGGTCCTCGAACGATTCGGTGACTCCGCCGGTCGGCTGGCGAATCTCTGA